The following DNA comes from Deltaproteobacteria bacterium.
GAGGATGGCGATCCTTTGCCGCGGGGACGATGTCTCTATGGACGATCTCCCTCCTGCGGGGCAGGGGACGCAAGGCGGGAAAGACGGGTCGGCCGCGGAAGGCGCCGACGAATGGCCCGTTCTTCCTCCGGACGGCCTGTCGCTCGTGGACCTGGAGAAGAGGGTCATCGAACGCGCGTTACGCCTGAAGGGAGGGAACATCACACAGACAGCCGCGTACCTTCGCATCCCCCGGCACATCCTCGTCTACCGGATAGAGAAGCACGGGATCCGCCGCGATGGATGAGAAGCCCGAAGGGGCCAGGACCTTCGGCGAGGCGATTCTTTCCGACCTCCGGCCTGTTTTTTCCGCGCGGATGCTCCTTACGGCCTGGCTGCCCTGCCTCCTCATCACGATACTTCACTATCGCACGCCATCGCATCACGGTTGGGTCCACGATGTGGCGCGGCGGCTTTATTACCTGCCGATCCTCTTCGCGGCGTTTTCGGGAGGTGTGCGCGGCGGGATCACTCTATCGGTTTTCGCCTCCCTCATCTACTTCCCCCACGCCTTCACAAGCCTGGTGTCCCAGGACCCTGCGGACGCGCTGGAGAAGGGGCTGGAGATCCTGCTCTACAACACCGTTGCCGTGGTGGCGGGGCTGCTTGTGGACCGGGAGCGCAAGGAAAGGGAGAAGCAGGAGAAGCTGGCAAAGGAACTCTCAGGAGCGCTGGAAGAGCAGCGGCGGATCGAATCGCAGCTCATCCGGGCGGGCAGGCTCGGTGCCCTCGGGGAGTTGACCGCGGGGATCGCCCACGAGATCAAGAACCCGCTGCACGCGATGAAGGGCACGGCGGAAATACTGCGGGACGTGGTGCCCGAAGATGCGCCCGAGCGCCGGATGCTCGACCTCCACATCGGGGAGATCGACAGGCTGGCGCAGACGGCTGAAAGGTTCCTCGCCTTCGCCCGCCCGGCGCCTTCCGACCGCCGCCCCCTGGACCTTCGCGAGGTCGTCGGACGCGTCTCGTCACTCGTTGCGGCGCAGGCGCGCAAGGAAGGCATGATCACGGTCGTGCTGCCGTATACGGCCGACGACGTTCCGGTCGTGATGGGCGACGCGGACCAGTTGACGCAACTGCTGCTCAATATCGCGATCAACGGAATCCAGGCGATGGCCCCCCGGGGAGGCGGGGAGCTTCTGTTTTCCATCGACCGGGAGCGGCAGGGCGGAAAACGGATCTACACCGTACGTGTGACCAACGACGGCCCTCCGATCCCGGAGGACAGGCTCGAACGGATCTTCGACCCCTTCTTCACCACAAAGGACGGCGGAACGGGCCTCGGATTGTCCATCGGATCGCGAATCGCGGACCAGCATGACGGCATCCTCTCGGTGCGCAATCTGCCCGAAGGGAAAGGGGTGGAGTTCTCACTTGCGCTTCCCGCGGGCGGATAAAACGTGGGGGGAGAGGGAGACAGCCCGATGCGGCGGATGACCGCGCTGGCCCTTCTTTTTGCGCTCGTGTCCGCTCCGGGATGCGAGCGTGTGCGGACTTCCGGCGAGCCTGCCGCAGTCGATCTTTCCGGAAGGCGGATCCGCGCCGTAGCCACCACGGGGATGATCGCGGATTTCCTGCGGGAAATCGGCCGGGAGAGAGTGCAGGTGACCGCCCTCATGGGCCCCGGTGTCGATCCGCACCTGTACAAGGCAAGCGAGGGAGACGTCATCCGCATGGCGTCCGCGGACGTCATCTTCTACAACGGCCTCCATCTGGAAGGGAAGATGGCGGAGGTCTTCGAGCGGATGGGGAAAAGGGTGAGGACGGTCGCCGTCACGGACGGGATTCCACGGGAGCGGCTCCTGAGCCCTCCCGAGTTCGAAGGCGCCTATGATCCCCATGTATGGTTCGACGTAACTCTCTGGAGGGAAGCGGCGGCGCATGCGGCGCGGGCGCTCGCGGAGATGGACCCGGCGCACGCGGAAACCTACGGAAAGAACGCAGGGGCTTATCTGGAAAAGCTTTCCGGGCTGGACGGCTATGTCCGGCAGCAGGCTTCGCGAGTGCCTCCGAGGCAGCGGGTGCTCATCACGGCGCACGACGCATTCAATTATTTCGGAAGGGCCTACGGGTTCGAGGTGCGCGGCCTCCAGGGGATCAGTACTGTGGCCGAGGCCGGAACGGCCGACATCCAGGCGCTGGTGCGGCTGATCCTTGCGAACCGGATCCCGGCCGTTTTCGTAGAGACCTCCGTCCCGGTCCGTTACATCGAGGCGC
Coding sequences within:
- a CDS encoding zinc ABC transporter substrate-binding protein, which translates into the protein MRRMTALALLFALVSAPGCERVRTSGEPAAVDLSGRRIRAVATTGMIADFLREIGRERVQVTALMGPGVDPHLYKASEGDVIRMASADVIFYNGLHLEGKMAEVFERMGKRVRTVAVTDGIPRERLLSPPEFEGAYDPHVWFDVTLWREAAAHAARALAEMDPAHAETYGKNAGAYLEKLSGLDGYVRQQASRVPPRQRVLITAHDAFNYFGRAYGFEVRGLQGISTVAEAGTADIQALVRLILANRIPAVFVETSVPVRYIEALQEAVEAGGFRLRIGGSLYSDALGDPGTKEGTYIGMVRHNVDTIVSALGGTPAGGTGASLEVRGIDARK
- a CDS encoding sensor histidine kinase — its product is MDEKPEGARTFGEAILSDLRPVFSARMLLTAWLPCLLITILHYRTPSHHGWVHDVARRLYYLPILFAAFSGGVRGGITLSVFASLIYFPHAFTSLVSQDPADALEKGLEILLYNTVAVVAGLLVDRERKEREKQEKLAKELSGALEEQRRIESQLIRAGRLGALGELTAGIAHEIKNPLHAMKGTAEILRDVVPEDAPERRMLDLHIGEIDRLAQTAERFLAFARPAPSDRRPLDLREVVGRVSSLVAAQARKEGMITVVLPYTADDVPVVMGDADQLTQLLLNIAINGIQAMAPRGGGELLFSIDRERQGGKRIYTVRVTNDGPPIPEDRLERIFDPFFTTKDGGTGLGLSIGSRIADQHDGILSVRNLPEGKGVEFSLALPAGG